From the Panulirus ornatus isolate Po-2019 chromosome 58, ASM3632096v1, whole genome shotgun sequence genome, one window contains:
- the LOC139766609 gene encoding uncharacterized protein isoform X1: MRGLVIVCVVLGTALGQGFPRDSPEVAAARDAFIREYNRLAELAALAPDIHIYHRDPPQPIPGQPAPPAYPAFNAFSFSANLGANEQFHPGPNTFPTAGHLAGHMAGHLAGHRAQPAAPQPSPHRFAASPDPTQRWTGPFADTVPAGVDGQVRDTNTVAAAKAAHFRAYAQALGHLQV; the protein is encoded by the exons ATGCGCGGCCTA GTGATCGTGTGTGTAGTCCTGGGCACAGCCCTCGGCCAAGGATTTCCCCGCGACTCACCTGAGGTGGCGGCCGCCCGCGACGCCTTCATCAGAGAGTACAACCGCTTGGCGGAACTAGCGGCGCTGGCACCCGACATCCACATCTACCACAGGGATCCTCCGCAGCCAATCCCTGGCCAACCCGCCCCTCCCGCTTATCCCGCCTTTAACGCCTTCTCCTTCTCAGCCAATCTGGGCGCCAACGAGCAGTTCCATCCGGGTCCTAATACCTTCCCTACCGCCGGCCACCTGGCAGGTCACATGGCGGGTCACTTGGCGGGTCACCGCGCCCAACCAGCCGCCCCTCAGCCTTCGCCCCACCGCTTCGCCGCCAGCCCCGACCCTACGCAACGCTGGACGGGGCCGTTTGCGGACACCGTGCCCGCGGGCGTCGACGGACAGGTGAGGGATACTAATACCGTTGCCGCCGCCAAGGCCGCCCACTTCCGCGCCTACGCCCAGGCTCTAGGTCACCTACAGGTCTAA
- the LOC139766609 gene encoding uncharacterized protein isoform X2, whose translation MRGLVIVCVVLGTALGQGFPRDSPEVAAARDAFIREYNRLAELAALAPDIHIYHRDPPQPIPGQPAPPAYPAFNAFSFSANLGANEQFHPGPNTFPTAGHLAGHMAGHLAGHRAQPAAPQPSPHRFAASPDPTQRWTGPFADTVPAGVDGQNKHINLFPTFK comes from the exons ATGCGCGGCCTA GTGATCGTGTGTGTAGTCCTGGGCACAGCCCTCGGCCAAGGATTTCCCCGCGACTCACCTGAGGTGGCGGCCGCCCGCGACGCCTTCATCAGAGAGTACAACCGCTTGGCGGAACTAGCGGCGCTGGCACCCGACATCCACATCTACCACAGGGATCCTCCGCAGCCAATCCCTGGCCAACCCGCCCCTCCCGCTTATCCCGCCTTTAACGCCTTCTCCTTCTCAGCCAATCTGGGCGCCAACGAGCAGTTCCATCCGGGTCCTAATACCTTCCCTACCGCCGGCCACCTGGCAGGTCACATGGCGGGTCACTTGGCGGGTCACCGCGCCCAACCAGCCGCCCCTCAGCCTTCGCCCCACCGCTTCGCCGCCAGCCCCGACCCTACGCAACGCTGGACGGGGCCGTTTGCGGACACCGTGCCCGCGGGCGTCGACGGACAG AATAAACATATCAATCTCTTCCCCAcgttcaagtaa